Proteins encoded in a region of the Trypanosoma brucei gambiense DAL972 chromosome 11, complete sequence genome:
- a CDS encoding phosphatidylinositol 3-related kinase, putative, which produces MEIDAENVVTIVTSPGNVTEHNRFSTASKRPRDSTEDSSTFRLRLKEFGQRAAALRDEVAAGADKPSEALQGKMWNLVLDLRPYVVGFASPNVAQLPGEVRELMLGNPQRVARYSVLTLRMYATVTRIVVAAPAILIHCILTLFSLFPILGIPSKTCAIGDILFKVLHHAFDVLYNCYQPLLLQLFKVIVQEEVIGAFVFTTVPGRRSGYGRCTIQVLRLPEVLGFKGDTRQLFRTTIVAESLYEVVSVAQCFCTVINMLLTGNFPLLPTWRERKSILRLACSLLSVNVAAGLSTSMYESWKETVGNGERRNGEEGVNLAFALHTTAASLLHAMLMSDLLVKELHAPMILYTLVQHVYEMSRAHVKKGWSKELALLRWLVDQKGERQCEVRQELFPPHVGKSFTQQNTGQTRKVGQRESPFCQSEWLTNSLFNTNMCDDTVSAITCCSTGQVDAEKREAALLLLALLKRALSCKQDLLPRFEETFYRIGENVLDALVTRRVTPESIYFHDMSVEASVVHQLLCFFPRDAVSSLLRKILQRRRAVMGNNDYLLAKANASAILCEEAATFRCVWKQLVTEYDSSILDAAIIILRFGCEKETMQSVVLDSLRDLTSGKVTVRIGDSPLRYSLLYAELVRRLPITDFSYTNNIARLIVEVINVRAGEQDVAMWRISGVLRGWREHVTRNYQQSGNDVTPSPLDGPLDTARVSATVIASQKLLDALGWSTSFAVSLAKSGATYGNDALLHFLNQLLGITTELFAIFERMRATQADYCEVEPSTDETATTGVEVVSSSSTNDDVVEVKPYDGEKPKAQCSELLNEHEVNPFVLKQPVAAVMELTGRTDTVVYDLACAVQQLVPDKCATNNGAVQDAFISLMCLCNVLLSARKSSSTDFVLAHAFGHRNEVIRLGYAALSLRVLLERSGNVDVAAVLKDTISKHSNADERTGPSLLLRQLETLRAAFTEEWEGFVQQGPRSGTLRDFSPSSLSLTTISSLRDHCNTKVCRDVINVCRAICELDGDMYATKATALEVAHGVMSRFSWSMDYLFSCDPDIIHTVFFRAMCYLLGKNVREVVMRGLDDILPRSLLADDGAEQLLRINELLGEPLSLMSKFPMIMAYILLCDAANGASERLDNVKKVLQFLSKRLSDLPDMVNRSLGSIIASLMYLHGGREVLSRDRGSLTEQKRVAVGNNIEAEKREDDVGGLSEFDLAVEMALCIGECGPSVTDIKLVLEMQVTNDTVDGGSLTKHVFSVLDTVSQCVGINNRVTAETVDVSVHTVQRWLYGLISLIRCLGSHTTVIASKLPAILDFCSFRPQLVRVVCSVWRELLSRCTPRYLSEHSPSIVVDLLSMEALTEPGDIEALLHLDEAMRVVYERSKSEPFWELYFKIMSRSNILIRRLRSNGSSAKCQTYESGNAPLSAKGSADVIVTGLFSVVQSSSTKCKKVFVRALYQYLSTTDVAGRMELTCAARQHPQLIPTLLNCVFELHDEYVQYVLACVGMIGAVGHSNGSMLRHGCQHTGSNNLSPVSLHLSGRVSSSTRKLLLSHPTEVLHWREFAVELLSVHCPRALANTADPTMHDRAAFAVQELLRVFANAERESKCYPTLQNDEALHIEELQRYSWWMELEPSCRQMIEGYTTTKYTACVLQRTELRSPVYVSGMEINTWLNVWFCDLVLRCRGVFGQMMKALRNMAKGEQTLISYLLPHMIIHIISKGDEEDTDAIVTEVNLLLEAASRTGVQESCKAASLHSQNLMMEVNTHMANVTSLEEHVQQIFNVLEGVEHLLFELRRTPRKSRTGHEGGIDNEKADLVVKVIRDFFERVPWTSKVEAAIGIGSSMRALRCLEGQRYLPKVQDVVGKGISLQRIFAALNDRDSSRSLHRMQDHNPEDAAFSHENNGEWVQALQACELVLQQRPQSINHQFTALRCMQQLGQLHLMSRYSQALLKDSPRPSTLQSATWCRQTQLAALQNYANEAAWRLGEWDSVQARQDLPVSLALPMVALNKMLKRRGTLHDVFAACLFQRMKIAPIIRAACRESYAQVYPHVVFLHALTDIESAAVAVATSMAQVSPDPSDPVVSFRATGLRDTKKMQELGPTLQRRASLTETTLDTQELLLSLHRSIFRAFSMEEEVSKTWMSHVKLLRNEGFLEPALSAVKQASLNNKFTSPSYWTTPAKLLYEMNMSKQAIEFAEDAASDESIPPEIRAKLRVLLTRWKQDISYQTPQEVVDSYELALVMHPSEKAHHHLALFYETVYHSVHSSLLQSSSDAAKSTRETFERKEVEAVETYVLLAIKHFGMALQLGCKTVLISLPRMLNLWLNCSSSLASSAAEAYPDSNIVAPSLQKMADMIERFLLVEETKLSPQLLITALPQLLSRIGHESKHVVNIITKTVVNLMKTFPQQCLWQVLPIDRSKQASRGEVARRGILEPYSRLSANEKKLVDNMIIVFKSLIDLCNCSVGELTNGNRSSEPSLAGRPFIQRMEKIFTTTKVLLPTTANLSPNVLHIPSKSGVFAGSATFQEFIPKVNIMSSLQKPKRITVVSSEGEPVSFLCKSRDEPRKDMRMMEIATLMNTFFLSDPEARRKRFALRRYAVSALNDDCAIIEWVNNLVPFRKGVEECYAIDGTGVCISNVRAWKAKVDSGIMKKLDMFERFIFPRAPPVFHIWFYSNFRSHQDWYHARTIYTQATALWSIAGHIVGLGDRHGENLMIDVRTGELMHVDFACMFDKGETLEVPERVRFRLTQNVVDGMGVLGVDGPFRACCQAALRCQMKNKTAVMSVVETLLHDPLVEWMREQSKRQRSFDPKQLIGRVSRRLDGFLDLYNPSKEKDTLALGCEGQVSRLISHSSAIENISEMYIWWMAWL; this is translated from the coding sequence ATGGAGATAGATGCGGAAAACGTTGTTACCATTGTCACATCGCCGGGTAACGTGACCGAACATAATCGATTTTCCACCGCGTCGAAGCGGCCTCGTGACTCTACAGAGGACTCGTCTACCTTTAGGCTTCGCCTAAAGGAGTTTGGGCAACGTGCGGCAGCGCTCAGGGATGAGGTTGCAGCTGGTGCAGACAAACCAAGCGAAGCCCTGCAAGGGAAGATGTGGAACCTTGTTCTTGACTTGAGGCCCTATGTTGTTGGGTTTGCTTCACCAAATGTAGCACAGCTCCCCGGGGAGGTGCGCGAATTGATGCTGGGGAACCCGCAGCGTGTGGCAAGGTATTCGGTGCTCACTCTTCGCATGTATGCCACAGTAACCCGCATAGTCGTAGCTGCCCCGGCTATCCTCATTCACTGCATTTTGACACTCTTTTCACTGTTTCCCATCTTGGGTATACCCTCAAAGACATGCGCCATAGGCGATATTTTGTTTAAGGTACTTCACCACGCTTTTGACGTTTTGTACAATTGTTATCAGCCGCTTCTACTGCAGCTGTTTAAAGTCATCGTCCAGGAGGAGGTCATCGGAGCGTTCGTATTCACAACTGTTCCTGGCCGACGAAGCGGGTATGGACGGTGTACGATACAGGTTCTTAGGCTGCCTGAAGTTTTGGGATTTAAGGGAGACACGAGACAGCTCTTCAGGACTACAATTGTCGCGGAAAGCCTCTACGAAGTGGTTAGTGTTGCTCAATGTTTTTGCACGGTAATAAATATGTTGCTAACAGGaaactttcctcttttgccGACGTGGAGGGAACGCAAAAGTATCCTTCGTTTGGCCTGCAGTCTTCTTTCCGTCAATGTGGCTGCTGGCTTGTCCACTTCAATGTATGAATCGTGGAAGGAGACGGTCGGTAATGGAGAACGCCGCAACGGTGAAGAGGGAGTAAACCTGGCCTTCGCGCTTCACACCACCGCTGCATCACTACTTCACGCGATGTTGATGAGTGACTTACTCGTGAAGGAACTTCATGCGCCGATGATCCTTTACACACTTGTGCAACATGTGTACGAGATGTCACGTGCGCACGTGAAGAAGGGGTGGAGTAAAGAACTAGCTCTACTCCGTTGGTTAGTTGATCAGAAGGGGGAGAGGCAGTGCGAAGTTCGACAAGAATTGTTTCCTCCCCACGTAGGGAAGAGTTTTACTCAGCAAAACACTGGACAAACAAGGAAAGTTGGTCAGAGGGAGTCCCCCTTTTGTCAAAGTGAGTGGTTGACAAATTCATTATTCAATACAAACATGTGCGATGACACAGTTTCTGCGATTACTTGCTGTTCAACTGGACAGGTGGACGCGGAAAAGCGCGAGGCagctttgttgctgttggcgtTGCTCAAAAGGGCTCTCTCATGCAAACAAGATTTGTTGCCGCGTTTTGAGGAAACCTTCTACAGGATTGGGGAAAATGTGTTGGATGCGTTGGTCACCAGGCGGGTGACGCCCGAATCCATCTATTTCCACGATATGTCAGTGGAGGCTAGTGTGGTACACCaacttttgtgtttcttcccACGTGATGCTGTATCGTCATTGCTGCGTAAAATATTACAACGCCGTCGCGCGGTTATGGGGAACAACGATTACCTCTTAGCTAAAGCAAATGCTTCTGCAATACTGTGCGAAGAGGCAGCAACTTTCCGTTGTGTGTGGAAACAGCTGGTAACAGAGTATGACAGTAGTATATTGGACGCTGCTATAATAATTCTCCGTTTCGGgtgtgaaaaagaaacaatgcaGTCGGTAGTGTTGGATTCGCTGCGGGATCTCACCTCCGGGAAAGTTACAGTTCGTATCGGTGATTCACCGCTTCGGTATTCACTACTGTACGCTGAACTTGTGCGTAGACTTCCCATAACGGACTTTAGCTACACCAACAATATCGCTCGCCTCATCGTAGAGGTGATCAATGTGCGTGCTGGTGAGCAAGACGTTGCGATGTGGCGAATCAGTGGCGTACTTCGTGGGTGGCGAGAACATGTGACTCGCAACTACCAGCAGAGCGGAAACGACGTTACTCCTTCCCCGTTAGATGGGCCACTTGATACCGCCAGAGTCAGTGCTACTGTCATTGCATCACAAAAGTTGCTTGATGCACTGGGTTGGTCTACGTCTTTTGCGGTAAGTTTGGCCAAGTCTGGTGCCACGTACGGTAATGACGCGTTGCTGCATTTTCTCAATCAGTTGTTAGGTATCACGACCGAACTTTTTGCTATTTTTGAGAGGATGCGGGCAACTCAGGCGGATTATTGTGAGGTTGAGCCTTCAACGGATGAAACAGCAACGACGGGCGTGGAAGTGGTTTCCTCGTCTTCTACCAATGACGATGTCGTTGAAGTAAAACCGTATGATGGAGAAAAACCAAAAGCACAGTGCAGTGAGTTGCTTAATGAGCACGAGGTAAATCCATTCGTGTTAAAGCAGCCGGTTGCCGCAGTAATGGAACTTACAGGCAGAACAGATACGGTAGTGTACGATCTAGCTTGCGCGGTTCAGCAACTCGTACCCGATAAATGCGCAACAAATAACGGAGCCGTTCAGGATGCATTCATATCTTTGATGTGTTTATGTAACGTTCTTTTGAGTGCACGTAAGTCTTCCTCGACAGACTTTGTGCTGGCACATGCATTCGGCCACAGGAACGAGGTAATACGTCTTGGCTACGCGGCGTTATCTTTACGTGTTCTTCTTGAGCGCAGCGGCAATGTTGATGTGGCCGCTGTTTTAAAGGATACCATCTCTAAACATTCAAATGCAGATGAGCGTACTGGGCCTTCACTGCTGTTAAGGCAACTGGAAACGCTTCGGGCGGCTTTCACGGAGGAGTGGGAAGGTTTTGTTCAACAGGGGCCGCGCAGCGGCACGCTACGTGATTTCTCACcgtcctccctttccttaaCCACCATTTCATCACTTCGAGATCACTGCAATACTAAAGTGTGCCGTGATGTTATCAACGTGTGCAGAGCCATTTGTGAACTTGATGGGGACATGTATGCTACAAAGGCGACGGCACTCGAAGTGGCTCATGGCGTGATGTCTCGCTTTTCGTGGTCTATGGACTATCTGTTTTCATGTGATCCCGATATCATTCACACCGTTTTCTTCAGGGCTATGTGTTACCTTCTGGGTAAAAACGTCCGGGAAGTTGTCATGCGAGGCCTTGACGACATTCTTCCGCGTTCTTTACTTGCCGACGATGGTGCAGAGCAGTTGCTGCGCATCAATGAACTATTGGGAGAGCCACTTTCGCTCATGTCTAAGTTCCCCATGATAATGGCATATATTTTACTTTGTGATGCGGCGAATGGTGCTTCGGAGAGACTGGACAACGTCAAGAAGGTCCTCCAGTTTTTGTCAAAGCGGTTAAGTGATCTACCCGACATGGTTAACCGCTCACTAGGGTCTATAATAGCAAGTCTGATGTACCTTCATGGCGGCCGGGAAGTTTTGTCAAGGGATAGGGGCAGCCTCACCGAACAAAAACGAGTAGCGGTAGGAAACAATATTGAAGCAGAGAAGCGTGAAGATGATGTTGGGGGGCTGTCAGAGTTTGACCTTGCTGTCGAAATGGCTCTGTGTATTGGAGAATGTGGACCCTCTGTTACTGACATAAAGCTGGTGTTGGAAATGCAAGTTACCAATGACACAGTGGACGGAGGGTCACTAACCAAGCATGTATTCTCCGTACTTGACACAGTATCACAGTGCGTTGGCATAAACAACCGCGTGACCGCAGAAACTGTCGATGTGTCGGTCCACACAGTGCAACGTTGGCTGTATGGCCTGATCTCCCTTATCCGGTGCCTTGGTAGTCACACAACAGTGATAGCGTCGAAGCTGCCGGCGATACTAGACTTCTGCAGCTTCCGACCCCAGCTGGTGCGTGTTGTCTGTTCCGTGTGGCGTGAGTTGCTCAGTCGATGCACACCTAGGTACCTTAGTGAACACTCACCCTCTATTGTCGTTGACTTACTAAGTATGGAGGCGTTAACGGAGCCAGGCGATATTGAGGCCCTTCTTCATTTGGATGAGGCGATGCGAGTGGTGTATGAGCGTTCAAAGTCTGAACCCTTTTGGGAGTTGTACTTTAAAATTATGAGCCGCTCAAATATTCTTATTCGTCGGCTAAGAAGCAATGGATCATCCGCCAAATGCCAAACGTACGAATCGGGAAACGCTCCCTTAAGTGCAAAAGGAAGTGCAGACGTTATTGTAACTGGTTTGTTTTCAGTCGTACAAAGTAGTTCAACAAAGTGCAAAAAGGTATTTGTCCGTGCCCTTTACCAGTATCTTTCAACGACAGACGTTGCGGGTCGGATGGAACTCACTTGTGCGGCAAGACAGCATCCTCAACTTATACCAACCTTGTTGAACTGCGTCTTCGAGCTGCACGATGAGTATGTTCAGTACGTCCTCGCTTGCGTGGGCATGATTGGTGCGGTTGGACACTCAAACGGATCGATGCTACGTCATGGCTGTCAGCACACAGGCTCGAACAATTTGTCGCCGGTGTCTCTTCACTTAAGTGGTCGCGTGTCATCCTCCACACGAAAGTTATTACTATCGCATCCGACTGAAGTTCTTCATTGGAGGGAATTCGCCGTGGAGTTGCTGAGCGTTCATTGCCCGCGCGCTCTTGCTAACACTGCCGACCCAACAATGCACGATCGTGCCGCGTTTGCGGTGCAAGAGTTGCTGCGCGTATTCGCTAACGCTGAGCGAGAGTCCAAATGTTACCCTACGTTGCAGAATGATGAGGCACTGCATATAGAGGAGTTGCAACGCTATTCATGGTGGATGGAACTGGAGCCCTCCTGTCGGCAGATGATTGAAGGATATACCACGACTAAGTACACTGCTTGTGTACTGCAGCGAACGGAACTCCGAAGCCCCGTATATGTGTCTGGCATGGAGATTAACACGTGGCTCAACGTGTGGTTTTGCGATCTGGTGCTGCGATGTAGGGGAGTTTTCGGACAAATGATGAAGGCACTACGAAACATGGCAAAGGGTGAACAGACCCTTATAAGTTACTTGTTACCTCACATGATTATTCACATAATTAGCAAAGGGGATGAAGAAGATACAGACGCCATAGTTACCGAGGTAAATTTGTTACTTGAAGCGGCGTCAAGAACTGGTGTGCAGGAAAGTTGCAAGGCAGCGTCGCTGCACTCGCAGAATCTCATGATGGAAGTGAATACACACATGGCTAACGTAACCTCTTTAGAAGAGCACGTTCAACAAATATTCAACGTATTAGAGGGTGTTGAGCACCTGTTGTTTGAACTGCGTCGCACTCCACGGAAGAGCAGGACAGGACATGAGGGAGGAATCGATAATGAAAAGGCCGACTTGGTTGTCAAAGTGATTCGGGATTTTTTCGAACGCGTCCCGTGGACATCGAAAGTGGAAGCAGCAATAGGTATTGGTAGCAGCATGCGTGCGTTACGCTGCTTGGAGGGTCAACGATATCTCCCAAAGGTACAGGACGTGGTTGGGAAGGGTATTTCGTTGCAACGCATATTTGCGGCTCTCAACGACAGGGACTCCTCCAGAAGCCTCCACAGGATGCAAGATCACAATCCCGAAGACGCTGCTTTTTCCCACGAGAACAATGGAGAGTGGGTACAGGCCCTTCAGGCATGTGAATTGGTCCTTCAGCAACGACCACAGAGCATAAACCACCAGTTCACAGCCTTGCGATGCATGCAGCAGCTGGGACAGCTGCACCTCATGTCCAGGTACAGTCAGGCACTCCTGAAGGATTCGCCGCGTCCGAGCACTCTCCAAAGCGCCACGTGGTGTCGCCAGACACAGTTGGCTGCTCTGCAAAACTACGCTAATGAAGCCGCATGGCGCTTAGGGGAGTGGGATAGCGTCCAGGCCCGCCAAGACCTCCCTGTGAGTTTGGCTTTGCCAATGGTGGCGCTGAACAAAATGCTCAAGAGGCGAGGGACGCTACACGATGTTTTCGCAGCTTGCCTATTTCAGCGGATGAAAATCGCCCCCATAATACGTGCGGCGTGCCGCGAGAGCTATGCACAAGTGTATCCGCATGTAGTTTTCCTTCACGCCTTGACTGACATCGAATCTGCCGCCGTGGCCGTCGCTACCAGTATGGCACAAGTTTCACCTGATCCAAGTGATCCCGTGGTATCATTTCGGGCAACAGGTTTGCGGGATACAAAGAAGATGCAAGAACTGGGACCAACGTTGCAACGTCGGGCATCCTTAACTGAGACGACCTTGGACACACAAGAGCTTCTACTATCGCTGCACCGTTCCATCTTCCGCGCGTTCAGCatggaagaagaagtgaGCAAAACGTGGATGAGTCATGTGAAACTACTTCGCAACGAGGGATTTCTTGAACCCGCCCTTAGTGCTGTGAAGCAAGCAAGTTTAAACAACAAATTCACTTCTCCATCGTACTGGACAACGCCAGCGAAGCTTCTCTATGAAATGAATATGTCGAAACAAGCCATTGAGTTTGCGGAGGATGCAGCCAGTGACGAAAGTATCCCACCAGAAATTCGTGCCAAGCTGCGCGTTCTTCTAACTCGGTGGAAACAAGACATAAGTTATCAAACACCTCAGGAGGTTGTCGACTCCTACGAGCTCGCCCTGGTCATGCATCCATCGGAAAAGGCGCATCATCACCTTGCACTATTCTATGAAACGGTTTACCACTCCGTGCACAGTTCTCTTCTTCAATCAAGCAGCGACGCCGCCAAAAGCACGAGGGAAACTTTTGAGAGGAAGGAAGTAGAAGCAGTGGAAACTTACGTACTACTAGCTATCAAGCATTTCGGAATGGCCCTGCAGTTGGGATGCAAAACCGTGTTAATATCGCTGCCCCGTATGCTCAACTTGTGGCTGAATTGCTCTTCCTCCCTTGCAAGTAGTGCTGCCGAAGCCTATCCTGATTCGAATATTGTAGCGCCCTCCTTGCAGAAAATGGCCGATATGATTGAGCGCTTTCTTCTTGTGGAAGAGACCAAACTCTCTCCACAACTCCTTATTACGGCGCTTCCCCAGTTACTCTCCCGCATTGGGCATGAAAGCAAACACGTAGTAAACATTATAACAAAAACCGTCGTTAACTTGATGAAAACATTCCCGCAACAGTGTCTGTGGCAGGTTTTACCTATTGACCGTAGTAAACAAGCAAGCCGTGGCGAGGTGGCGCGGCGCGGTATTTTAGAACCCTATTCAAGATTATCCGCCAATGAAAAGAAACTTGTGGACAACATGATTATTGTCTTCAAGTCGCTGATTGATTTGTGCAATTGTTCCGTGGGGGAACTCACCAATGGTAACCGTTCAAGTGAGCCATCACTAGCAGGGAGACCATTTATTCAGCGAATGGAAAAGATATTTACCACAACGAAGGTATTGCTACCTACTACAGCAAATCTCTCACCAAACGTGCTTCACATACCAAGTAAGAGCGGCGTCTTTGCGGGTTCTGCAACCTTCCAAGAATTCATACCAAAGGTTAACATCATGAGTTCTCTGCAAAAACCGAAGCGCATTACGGTCGTCAGTAGCGAGGGGGAACCTGTATCCTTTCTGTGTAAATCGAGGGACGAACCGCGGAAAGATATGCGAATGATGGAGATTGCAACACTGATGAATACATTTTTTCTCTCAGACCCGGAGGCGAGGCGCAAGCGTTTTGCATTACGCCGATACGCTGTTTCAGCTCTCAACGACGACTGTGCCATAATTGAGTGGGTGAACAATCTCGTCCCTTTTCGTAAAGGAGTGGAGGAGTGCTATGCGATCGATGGTACGGGCGTTTGTATCTCCAACGTCAGGGCATGGAAAGCAAAGGTTGACAGTGGGATTATGAAGAAGTTGGACATGTTTGAAAGGTTTATTTTCCCCAGGGCCCCACCGGTGTTTCATATTTGGTTCTACAGTAACTTTCGCAGTCACCAAGACTGGTATCACGCACGTACAATTTACACACAAGCAACTGCGCTGTGGAGCATTGCGGGACACATCGTTGGGTTGGGGGATAGACACGGTGAAAACCTTATGATTGACGTTCGCACTGGGGAATTAATGCATGTTGATTTTGCGTGTATGTTCGACAAGGGAGAAACGCTGGAGGTTCCGGAACGAGTGCGGTTTCGTCTCACACAAAACGTTGTTGATGGAATGGGGGTTTTGGGTGTCGATGGTCCCTTCCGTGCCTGTTGTCAGGCTGCGTTGCGCTGTCAAATGAAGAACAAAACTGCAGTTATGAGTGTTGTGGAAACTTTACTTCATGATCCACTAGTGGAATGGATGCGCGAACAGTCGAAGCGGCAGAGGTCTTTTGATCCAAAGCAATTGATTGGTCGCGTCTCACGGCGCCTCGATGGATTTTTGGACCTCTACAATCcctccaaagaaaaagatacaCTCGCATTGGGTTGTGAAGGTCAGGTCTCCCGGTTGATCAGTCACTCATCCGCCATCGAAAACATATCTGAAATGTACATTTGGTGGATGGCGTGGTTGTGA
- a CDS encoding cell division protein FtsH homologue, putative: protein MQGEPRGAPGGQSLFEQMHQQHFAQPQGFSPQQHQIPQPAHYVPPQTSFTQPHGGQTYNQPNNSYYPPAAPLQPPPFISPQQDSDYYKGFYDGVVKPSGPVVGNIVSWVAPLIVNIAIFVGPLWYVRRKYTQAMAQGAAGGAGKKPGMGNLMEMMNPMKPKNFRVDVKGTTFADIIGIPEAKEDLKQYVDFIKDPKKFTRLGARLPKGCLLTGSPGTGKTLLARAVAGEANAPFLSCSGADFIEIFGGSGPKRVRELFAQAREAAPCIVFIDEIDAIGSRNQSGRSMGGGGSEENRTINQLLAELDGLTSKEAIVVIAATNYPEVIDKALLREGRFDRKVNVPMPDRSARVELFEYYLKRIITGDAECKPKIQRFRTRKESEDGDNIKTESTASPKANDGKEKVASLTAEEKAPEVKVIPGVSNKEYAIALADRTPGVSPAQIATIVNEAALTSAVAECEVVPLKTLQESIDDVLIGKKHRQRMSDSSLERTAYHEVGHAIMAWTSPLQKDVLKISIIPRGRAGGYTQQMQDEAMEPRTDAFLFSQLCVLMGGRVAERIFMKDISTGAMDDLQRATRIAMEKLLLYGMSKSIGQLAFKANERNEGRGWMNFSEELHAKVEEEARHLVASAYKHTEKVLLEKRELHEKLTKLLLEKKELTKADIEQILGPRPIVTDTS from the coding sequence atgcAGGGAGAACCGCGTGGTGCGCCCGGTGGGCAGTCGCTGTTTGAACAAATGCATCAGCAGCATTTCGCGCAGCCGCAGGGGTTTTCGCCCCAACAGCATCAAATTCCTCAACCAGCACATTATGTACCCCCTCAAACCTCATTTACCCAACCGCATGGTGGCCAAACGTACAACCAACCAAATAATTCGTATTATCCACCAGCGGCTCCGCTCCAGCCACCaccttttatttctccccaGCAGGACAGTGATTACTACAAGGGATTTTACGACGGCGTAGTGAAACCATCGGGACCTGTCGTCGGTAATATAGTCAGTTGGGTGGCACCGCTGATTGTTAATATTGCCATATTCGTTGGTCCATTGTGGTATGTGCGACGGAAATACACGCAGGCTATGGCCCAAGGCGCAGCTGGTGGGGCAGGGAAGAAACCTGGAATGGGGAATTTGATGGAAATGATGAACCCCATGAAACCAAAGAATTTTCGCGTTGATGTGAAGGGTACCACCTTCGCAGATATTATCGGCATTCCTGAGGCGAAAGAGGATTTGAAGCAATATGTTGACTTCATCAAGGACCCCAAAAAATTTACAAGGCTTGGCGCTCGGCTTCCAAAGGGGTGCCTGCTAACGGGAAGCCCCGGTACGGGAAAAACATTACTCGCCCGAGCCGTTGCTGGTGAGGCGAATGCGCCCTTTCTCAGTTGCTCAGGGGCTGACTTTATCGAAATTTTTGGTGGAAGCGGACCAAAGCGCGTTCGTGAACTTTTTGCACAAGCACGAGAGGCTGCACCCTGCATTGTTTTCATTGACGAAATTGACGCCATTGGCTCTCGTAACCAAAGTGGTCGGAGTATGGGAGGTGGAGGTAGTGAAGAAAACCGTACTATTAACCAACTTCTTGCGGAGTTGGACGGTTTGACGAGTAAGGAGGCAATTGTAGTTATTGCGGCGACAAACTACCCCGAAGTCATTGACAAGGCTCTTCTACGCGAGGGTCGCTTTGATCGTAAGGTGAATGTCCCAATGCCTGACAGATCGGCGCGAGTTGAGTTATTTGAGTACTACTTGAAGCGCATCATAACTGGTGACGCGGAGTGTAAACCAAAGATACAGCGCTTCCGAACTCGTAAGGAAAGCGAAGACGGGGACAACATTAAAACAGAATCCACAGCTTCCCCAAAGGCAAAcgatggaaaagagaaagtagcTTCGCTTACCGCGGAGGAGAAGGCACCCGAAGTCAAAGTGATTCCCGGGGTGAGCAATAAAGAATACGCCATAGCTCTTGCGGATCGCACTCCCGGTGTATCGCCAGCTCAAATTGCTACAATTGTTAACGAGGCTGCACTCACCTCTGCAGTTGCGGAATGTGAGGTGGTCCCGTTGAAAACCCTTCAGGAAAGCATCGACGATGTCCTCATCGGAAAAAAACACCGGCAGCGTATGAGTGACAGCTCATTGGAACGGACCGCCTACCACGAAGTTGGCCATGCGATTATGGCGTGGACATCACCACTACAGAAGGATGTTTTAAAGATATCAATCATTCCTCGAGGTAGAGCTGGTGGATACACGCAACAAATGCAGGACGAAGCGATGGAGCCTCGCACAGatgcctttttgttttctcaacTTTGTGTGCTGATGGGCGGTCGTGTGGCTGAGCGTATTTTCATGAAGGACATATCAACAGGTGCTATGGATGATCTCCAACGTGCGACGCGTATTGCCATGGAGAAGCTTCTTCTTTATGGAATGTCTAAGTCCATCGGTCAGCTTGCCTTCAAAGCGAACGAAAGAAATGAGGGCCGCGGTTGGATGAACTTTTCAGAAGAACTACATGCgaaagtggaagaggaagcGCGGCATCTCGTCGCTTCGGCCTATAAACATACAGAGAAGGTTCTCTTGGAGAAACGTGAGCTTCATGAAAAGCTTACGAAACTTTTactggaaaagaaggagctAACGAAAGCCGACATTGAGCAGATCCTCGGTCCTCGTCCAATAGTCACTGATACCAGCTAG